The following are encoded in a window of Cupriavidus oxalaticus genomic DNA:
- a CDS encoding oxygenase MpaB family protein — MSHDGRLSPALPGRAIDQAALAARFGAEATALVMEMAASADPLADAAIAALNSGQAGHPAILQAGLREGRASLSSPPEAIDTFLWQAESMPPWVDPERIRRGGEAYLSIGALWTSISLGPGSLAHTYSSPAIASVLMATGNLDAQSPRRLLETAVWQQQTLRPGGLAAGAQGYIHTLQVRILHARVRAGLLARGWDTTQRGMPISQLDMLRTWLDFTYVPFNALEKIGIEFDADEFRDLYHVWQLVAHLLGIEDRYYRRVTDQASGAEMLALIDAAAGEPDQAAATLTAKMLDAAAQRLGPALGMPADAAVGLMHAFCRLFHGDDFADKLGVQRNWWSGLMPVFANSNRYQRLLERSDPEVRQGKIAATLAAFDQQIAALKGETTYQHNLSAYSGAGMPRTLAGA; from the coding sequence ATGTCGCATGATGGCAGGCTGTCCCCCGCGTTGCCGGGCCGTGCAATTGACCAGGCCGCGCTTGCGGCGCGTTTCGGCGCCGAAGCCACGGCGCTGGTGATGGAAATGGCCGCCAGCGCCGATCCGCTGGCCGATGCGGCCATCGCCGCACTGAACAGCGGACAGGCCGGCCATCCGGCGATCTTGCAAGCGGGCCTGCGGGAAGGGCGCGCAAGCCTGTCGAGCCCGCCCGAGGCCATCGACACCTTTCTCTGGCAGGCCGAGTCGATGCCGCCGTGGGTGGATCCCGAACGCATACGGCGCGGGGGCGAAGCCTATCTGAGCATTGGCGCGCTGTGGACGAGTATCTCGCTTGGCCCGGGGTCGCTGGCGCATACCTATAGTTCTCCGGCCATTGCCAGCGTATTGATGGCCACCGGCAACCTGGATGCGCAATCTCCGCGGCGCCTGCTGGAAACGGCCGTCTGGCAGCAGCAGACGCTGCGCCCGGGCGGCCTGGCAGCCGGCGCGCAGGGCTATATCCATACCTTGCAGGTTCGCATTCTGCACGCCCGCGTCCGGGCCGGCTTGCTGGCGCGCGGATGGGACACCACGCAACGCGGCATGCCCATCAGCCAGCTCGATATGTTGCGCACATGGCTGGATTTCACCTACGTGCCCTTCAACGCGTTGGAGAAGATTGGCATTGAATTTGATGCCGACGAGTTTCGCGACCTCTACCACGTGTGGCAACTGGTGGCCCACTTGCTGGGGATTGAAGACCGCTACTACCGCCGGGTGACCGACCAGGCGTCCGGCGCGGAAATGCTGGCGCTGATCGATGCCGCCGCCGGCGAGCCCGATCAGGCCGCCGCCACGCTGACGGCCAAGATGCTGGATGCGGCCGCCCAACGCCTGGGGCCTGCCCTGGGCATGCCCGCAGACGCGGCGGTGGGTCTGATGCACGCTTTCTGCCGGCTGTTCCATGGCGATGACTTTGCCGACAAGCTGGGAGTGCAACGCAACTGGTGGAGCGGGCTGATGCCGGTCTTCGCCAATTCGAACCGCTACCAGCGCCTGCTTGAGCGGAGCGACCCCGAGGTCCGGCAGGGCAAGATCGCCGCCACGCTGGCGGCGTTCGATCAGCAGATCGCGGCGCTCAAGGGGGAGACGACTTATCAGCACAACCTGAGTGCGTACTCGGGAGCGGGGATGCCCAGGACGCTTGCGGGTGCGTGA
- a CDS encoding TetR/AcrR family transcriptional regulator, whose protein sequence is MDHATRLFLEHGYGATSVEAIAAAAGISKKTYYTRFAGKAEVFEAAVLRYVAQNLRTGQPVQADSEPLEERLVRMACELLEWILRPEVLGLYRVTIAEAPRFPQLARTVVDFAILGAARSFEPVFRTWAAGNPSDDEIAFVASQFLQSVAAEPFHRAVQGLDAAGLDAPRREKVRRAVRLFLLGFSQRGEG, encoded by the coding sequence GTGGATCACGCCACCCGGCTCTTCCTCGAGCACGGCTATGGCGCCACCAGCGTGGAGGCCATTGCCGCCGCCGCCGGCATTTCCAAGAAGACCTACTACACCCGCTTTGCCGGCAAGGCAGAAGTCTTCGAGGCGGCCGTGCTGCGCTACGTGGCGCAGAACCTGCGAACCGGACAGCCGGTGCAAGCCGACAGCGAGCCGCTGGAGGAACGCCTGGTCCGCATGGCCTGCGAGCTGCTCGAATGGATCCTGCGACCCGAGGTCCTGGGCCTGTATCGCGTGACGATTGCCGAAGCACCACGGTTTCCACAACTGGCCCGAACCGTGGTCGACTTCGCCATCCTCGGCGCGGCACGCTCATTCGAGCCGGTATTCCGCACATGGGCTGCCGGCAATCCGAGCGATGACGAGATCGCCTTCGTGGCCTCGCAGTTCCTGCAGAGCGTGGCGGCCGAGCCGTTCCATCGGGCGGTTCAGGGATTGGATGCGGCGGGGTTGGATGCGCCGCGGCGTGAGAAGGTGCGGCGTGCTGTTCGGTTGTTTTTGCTGGGGTTTTCGCAGCGGGGTGAGGGCTGA
- a CDS encoding NrsF family protein yields the protein MRNTPDLIDSLVADAPPVQRLRRPVVRAACWLLAAALLLALVAIVHGVRPDLMLKLQQPVFIASVAAAIVTGAMAVVAAFIASVPGRSRRWLWLPLPALAVWMTTIGYGCLTNWVEIGPEGISPGETARCFATLVVVSTPLSVALLIMLRYVARLSPAPVAMCASLAVAAMTATGLSLFHPLDASAMILLWNLGVALLFVGAGRLFGRQMFGWVARY from the coding sequence GTGAGAAACACCCCTGACCTGATCGACTCGCTGGTGGCCGATGCACCACCGGTGCAGCGCTTGCGCCGGCCGGTGGTGCGGGCCGCGTGCTGGCTGCTGGCAGCGGCCCTGTTGCTGGCGCTGGTCGCGATTGTGCATGGCGTGCGGCCAGACCTGATGCTGAAGTTGCAGCAGCCTGTCTTCATTGCCAGCGTTGCGGCAGCCATCGTGACCGGCGCTATGGCTGTGGTGGCTGCGTTCATCGCCAGTGTGCCGGGCCGCTCGCGCCGGTGGCTGTGGTTGCCATTGCCGGCCCTGGCCGTCTGGATGACGACGATCGGGTATGGCTGCCTGACGAACTGGGTCGAGATCGGGCCGGAGGGGATTTCGCCTGGCGAGACGGCCCGCTGCTTTGCGACGCTGGTGGTTGTCAGCACACCGCTGTCGGTTGCCTTGCTGATCATGCTGCGCTACGTGGCCCGCCTCTCGCCGGCACCGGTGGCGATGTGTGCGAGCCTCGCCGTTGCCGCCATGACGGCGACGGGCTTGTCCCTCTTTCATCCGCTGGATGCCAGCGCCATGATCTTGTTGTGGAACCTTGGTGTCGCGCTGCTGTTCGTCGGCGCCGGCAGGTTGTTTGGACGTCAAATGTTCGGCTGGGTGGCGCGATACTGA
- a CDS encoding sigma-70 family RNA polymerase sigma factor has product MKQNSGMSPRTDRRAGGNLNLVSATQDAADAGHVSGPARRADGSPDWSAMMARAQGGDREVYRRLLEGITPYIRALAARQVQNRGDIEDTVQDVLLTVHAVRHTYDPARPFGPWLVAIAHRRIIDGLRRRGRTSSHEAPLGTEQETISAPGANFQESAMDARAVRDAVERLPLGQREALRMLKLEEMSLKEAAAVSGMSVSALKVATHRALKTLRKMFESQGGK; this is encoded by the coding sequence ATGAAGCAGAATTCAGGCATGTCTCCCCGAACAGACCGTCGTGCCGGCGGTAACCTGAACCTTGTGAGCGCCACACAGGACGCGGCCGACGCTGGCCATGTCTCCGGGCCAGCGCGCCGGGCAGACGGTTCGCCGGACTGGTCGGCCATGATGGCCCGCGCACAGGGCGGCGACCGCGAGGTGTACCGGCGTTTGCTTGAAGGCATCACCCCGTATATTCGGGCGCTTGCGGCACGCCAGGTCCAGAACCGTGGCGACATCGAAGACACCGTGCAGGATGTACTGCTCACGGTACACGCGGTGCGCCACACCTACGACCCGGCGCGCCCGTTCGGGCCCTGGCTGGTTGCCATTGCCCACCGGCGCATCATCGACGGTCTGCGCCGACGAGGGCGTACCAGTTCGCACGAAGCACCACTCGGGACGGAACAGGAAACCATTTCGGCTCCCGGGGCGAACTTCCAGGAAAGCGCAATGGACGCGCGCGCGGTGCGCGACGCCGTCGAGCGCCTCCCGCTCGGGCAGCGCGAGGCGCTGCGCATGCTGAAACTGGAGGAGATGTCGTTAAAGGAGGCCGCTGCTGTCAGCGGGATGTCTGTCAGCGCGCTGAAGGTGGCCACGCATCGTGCCCTGAAAACGCTGCGCAAAATGTTCGAATCGCAAGGTGGCAAGTGA